Proteins from a single region of Amycolatopsis sp. CA-230715:
- a CDS encoding NUDIX hydrolase: MTLREDALSTLARWRPSSAGQESLRQAFTGFLLAREDSCARSCEAGHLTASAVLLDADGERVLLTLHPRVGRWLQLGGHCEPEDTTLAGAALREAREESGMDGLRIDQEPVHLDVHPVTCSLGKPTRHFDVRFTVRAPRGAEPVRSDESDDLRWWPLGGLPSGSEDLGELMALATS; this comes from the coding sequence GCGCTGGCGGCCGTCGTCGGCAGGCCAGGAATCGCTTCGGCAGGCGTTCACCGGATTCCTGCTGGCGCGCGAGGACTCGTGCGCGAGGTCGTGCGAGGCCGGGCACCTGACCGCGTCGGCGGTGCTGCTCGACGCGGACGGCGAGCGGGTCCTGCTGACGCTGCACCCCAGGGTGGGGCGCTGGCTCCAGCTCGGCGGGCACTGCGAACCCGAGGACACCACGCTGGCCGGTGCCGCGCTGCGTGAGGCGCGCGAAGAGTCCGGAATGGACGGTCTGCGGATCGACCAGGAGCCGGTGCACCTCGACGTGCACCCGGTCACCTGCTCGCTCGGCAAGCCGACCAGGCACTTCGACGTCCGGTTCACCGTGCGGGCGCCGCGCGGGGCGGAGCCGGTGCGCAGCGACGAGTCCGACGACCTGCGCTGGTGGCCGCTCGGCGGGCTCCCCTCGGGCTCGGAAGACCTCGGTGAACTCATGGCGCTGGCGACGTCGTGA
- a CDS encoding GntR family transcriptional regulator has translation MIVGYDPASPVPPYEQVRSGLANRINDGSLAVGAKLPTVRGLAGELGIAPNTIARAYRELEEAGLIETRGRAGSFVGASGDETRQRVKQAAGDYADTVRGLGIPADEALAIVKAALERS, from the coding sequence GTGATCGTCGGCTACGACCCGGCGTCCCCGGTACCGCCCTACGAACAAGTCCGATCAGGACTCGCGAACCGGATCAACGACGGCTCGCTCGCGGTGGGCGCGAAACTGCCGACCGTGCGCGGGCTCGCCGGGGAACTCGGCATCGCGCCGAACACCATCGCGCGCGCCTACCGCGAACTCGAAGAAGCGGGGCTGATCGAGACACGGGGCAGGGCGGGCAGCTTCGTCGGCGCGTCCGGCGACGAGACCAGGCAGCGCGTCAAGCAGGCCGCCGGTGACTACGCGGACACCGTGCGTGGCCTGGGGATTCCGGCCGACGAGGCGCTCGCGATCGTGAAGGCCGCGCTCGAACGGTCCTGA